One Leptodactylus fuscus isolate aLepFus1 chromosome 11, aLepFus1.hap2, whole genome shotgun sequence genomic window, ATGTACAGGAGACTGCGGGCACCTGGAGGATGAGAGCAGGGCATGGGCTGTGTATGGGGGTGACATGCAGCGGGGCTGAGGGGCGAGGGCTGTGACAGCAGGGAGGAGGGTGACAGGGTGAGGCCAAAACTGCAGGGCCTGGGTGCAGGGAGGGAAGTGAAGGGTCACTCACCACAGGGAGGATAGGGTCCAAACACGTGATAAGTCCTTGTCCCTTGTCCCCAAACCGCAGAACGCTGGGGTCACCCAGTCCAGACCGTCCCTGCTGCCTCCCCCCTCAGCCCTCCCTTCTCTCCATCTCCCCATCATCCCTCCTCCAGCCCTCCCTCCGCTCTGCTCCCTCCTCCTGCAAGCACAGCCCTGCAAACATACAAGGAATGGGGCACAGACTGCCAGGGACCCCTCCGTATACACACACTGGgtgtatacagagatatataCAGCTATACACACAGCACAGGCACCGCCATCATCTGTATACAGGAGACTGACACTTATACatggagtatacggtatataggcacATATAGGACAGTCTCCTGTATACAAGGGGAGGAGTGTCTATCCTATGCGtgtctatatatactgtgtagaagtTTTAGACACCCCTCATCCTGTATACAGGAGACCGACACTTCCATGCTGTGTATATACAGGATGGGATCacttatgtatatatacacattgcgctagtcatatatacacacaagacATGCCAACCTATATGTACAGACAGAGAATACATATGCAACCATCTATGTACACAGCAAGGTctatataggatgtatatacaCACCAGCATATCCCCTCTGCTCCACCATATCTGTCTAGAagtccatatatactatatacagggtttGTGTCTGTATTAGACCAGGGTTATAGGGCCaaatagagtgtcagctcttccgCCAAGACAGAGCCATCTAAGATCAGCCCCTACACCTCTCACACCCCATATTACCTTCCACCCCATGCAGATCTCCCACAGGAAGGGATCGGCTCATTAACCTTATAACCCTCCAAACCTGTCATTAGGGAGGAGTCACTATAATTAACCCCTCCATTGCTGAGCACGCCCGCACTAGTCCTGGGTAATGGCTTGCACAACAGTAGCAGGTCTGTCTTGAGTTTCTTTAGTTGTTCCGTGTCCCATAAATTTTGCAGCCTCAAGTCCTGCTGCTATTAGGGCGCCCAATGTAAACTCTACCCCCCCTCTCTGTATGGCTGCACATGGAGTCCTGATGGGACTATATTATGGGCCAGTAGGTGCCATCCCATCTATTTACTATTCCAGCTAGGCCAGTGTTTGACCTGATCATAGATCCTTGGGATCCCAAAAAAAGAGGGGATCTATCAGACACCTGGACGTGCAGACAAATATTCTGGCCCTTGCCCACAAACTATCTGGTAAATTGCTTTCTCCCTAtagaaaacacatgcatgctctccTGGACTGTGCATGCATGTGTACGGCGAGGCAGGGAGGAATAGCCCCGAACGCTGAAGTTTTGAGGTTGTATGACCACAGTGTGAAGTGTAATGTGGTTAGTGGGTAACCTACATATTAGGGAATCGTTCCCTACCCAGTTATTACTGTGGTGGGTTATGGAGATCTGAGGTCGGCTTAGAAGAACCACAAGAGCTTACGGGCTCTGCTCTGGTGGCCACAATGCTGGCCTTATAGGAAGGTGTTATAGGCTGAAGCTACACGTTGCGGAAACGTGTTGCagatttgcatttttttgttatagatatagctgtgttttttgttgcagattttgctgtgttttttgttgtagattttgctgtgttttttgttgcagatattgctgtgttttattgaagattttgctgtgttttttgttgcagatattgctgtgttttttgttgcaggttttgctgttttgttgcaggttttgctgtgtttttttgttgcagatattactgtgttttgttgcagatattgctgttttgttgcaggttttgttgtgttttgttgcaggttttgctgtgttttgttgcaggttttgctgtgttttgttgcaggttttgctgtgttttgttgcaggttttgctgtgttttgttgcaggttttgctgtgttttgtggcaggttttgctgtgttttgtggcaggttttgctgtgttttgttgcaggttttgctgtgttttgttgcaggttttgttgtgttttgttgcaggttttgctgtgttttgttgcaggttttgctgtgttttgttgcaggttttgctgtgttttgttgcagatattgctgtgttttgttgcagattttactgtgtgttttgttgcagatattgctgtgttttttgttgcagatattgctgtgttttttgttgcagatattgctgtgttttttgttgcagatattgctgtgttttgttgcaggttttgctgtgttttgttgcaggttttgctgtgttttgttgcaggttttgctgtgttttgttgcaggttttgctgtgttttgttgcaggttttgctgtgttttgttgcaggttttgctgtgttttgttgcaggttttgctgtgttttgttgcaggttttgctgtgttttgttgcaggttttgctgtgttttgttgcagattttgctgtgttttgttgcagattttactgtgtgttttgttgcagatattgctgtgttttttgttgcagatattgctgtgttttttgttgcagatattgctgtgttttttgttgcaggttttgctgtgttttgttgcaggttttgctgtgttttgttgcaggttttgctgtgttttgttgcaggttttgctgtgttttgttgcaggttttgctgtgttttgttgcagatattgctgtgttttgttgcagattttactgtgtgttttgttgcagatattgctgtgttttttgttgcagatattgctgtgttttttgttgcagatattgctgtgttttttgttgcagatattgctgtgttttgttgcaggttttgctgtgttttgttgcaggttttgctgtgttttgttgcaggttttgctgtgttttgttgcaggttttgctgtgttttgttgcaggttttgctgtgttttgttgcaggttttgctgtgttttgttgcaggttttgctgtgttttgttgcaggttttgctgtgttttgttgcaggttttgctgtgttttgttgcagattttgctgtgttttgttgcagattttactgtgtgttttgttgcagatattgctgtgttttttgttgcagatattgctgtgttttttgttgcagatattgctgtgttttgttgcaggttttgctgtgttttgttgcaggttttgctgtgttttttgttgcagattttgctgtttttttgttgcacattttgctgtgttttttaacccaaagccagaagtggcttCAAATCTATAGGAAGTCCTAAATGTCTCCTTTCTGCTAaattcacttctggctttggcttaaaaaatctaCAAGCCAAAAACAAAACTTCCTAGTAACCTGGGGCCTTAGAcctcatgttgcaaaaatgcaacaGCAATAAAGGCTATGTTTTACATTACCAGCaacgtgaatgagattctggttactctataaatctatatataccTTCACCCCAGTACATCACAAATATCCACATAATATATCGCACTTGTGCACATGATCCCGGTATCTGGATACACCACATTTCCCATGACCTTTACATAAAGGAGCTTGCACTTTCCATTTTAATGCTTTATCCTTTGCGGTTATATATGGAGGAAATTTCTATGTAATCTACAACATATTATTAGATTTTGCAGTCATGTTTTATATCTGGCCTCATATGCTGTATGacactattgttatatatatcACCGTATAGAAGgtcagaagttgtactgtgcagataACTCCATATATATAGGCAGGGTCGGCTCCAGGTCTGTGTTGGCCCTTGGGTGACGATCGCTGTGGGCCCCTTTGCAGCACAACTCATATGGTGGCAGTGTGATCCTCTAAAagactctgcagcaaaaaaaaccatccaaaatggcactttatacctgCACCCCTAAGGGGGGCAACTTTTAATGCCCCCGTTTTGTCCGCTCCGGTACTGGAATACATAATCTTGTCATTGCTGAGCAGGGAAGGGGCGGGAAGGCTGGTCAGAAAGGATTAAATCTGTACTCGCCAGTCAATCCCTGGCATCTGCAGATGCTGAGTGGCCCCCCTGGTGCACTGGGCCCTGGCACTTACCCCGGTTTACCTGGTGCTGGTACCAGACCTGTGTAGTGCAAATTTTAAGGCACAGAGGAGTCTAAATTATTTTGCACCCTGTAATACCTCCTTtgccctgtgggggtgctgcagggaaattgaaccaggattacagtgcagattGCAGGATCCTTAGTAGCAGGACACCCTGTTCTCTGTTTATTTTCAGGGGGAACAGCTGAAATTCTTAATAATAGCTTCATCTTTAAGGACAAGAACTTTTTCTTAAAGAAGATACGGCTATCATCCTTCCTTCCTGTCTCACACTGGCTGCTATCTCCGAGCACAGGCATCCTATACTTGGTGTAAATAGTAAACCTCAGGCCCTGTACATTATGACTCACGTATCTCGCTGGCCAATGGCAGGAGGTCATGTTGATTTATATAAAGTGACAGCTTCTTGTGGGAATCCTTGGAGACGTCTCTACTAATGCATGGAGATGGGGTCATATATTGAAGTCTGCTTGATGCTATTATATGTGACATGTACATTAGGGGAGCGACCGGTAAGATTGTTCTCCGCGCTCCATTAAGACTCATTACTCTCATCTCCTTCGTTGTCTAATGTGTTTTCTTGTTTCTGTCTTTAAGGGATGTCCAACAACTTGTCAGTGCCCGGAAATATCTACGTGTCCCCCAGGTGCAGCCCCGGTGCCAGACTCCTGTGGTTGTGGATGTGCGGTTTGTGCCCGAGGCCTTGACTCCGAATGTGATGGGTTTAGACCATGTGATACTACCCAATATCTGACCTGTGACTATCAAGGAGACTCGAGCGGACAGCGAGGGGTGTGCAAAGGTTTGTTATATTAAAGTTCTATTTCTGCTAAATTCAATGGGTTGGTCGCCTTCAGACAACTTTAatacttaacccttaagtactgtcatggtgtctatcataaggagccctgcagatagataggttactgtcaccagaaccagcatatcaccccagccctgcagatagataggttactgtcaccatacccagcatatcaccccagccctgcagatagataggttactgtcaccagaaccagcatatcaccccagccctgcagatagataggttactgtcaccatacccagcatatcaccccagccctgcagatagataggttactgtcaccagaaccagcatatcaccccagccctgcagatagataggttactgtcaccagacccagcatatcaccccagcactgcagatagataggttactgtcaccagacccagcatatcaccccagccctgcagatagataggttactgtcaccagaaccagtatatcaccccagccctgcagatagataggttactgtcaccagaaccagcatatcaccccagccctgcagatagataggttactgtcaccagaaccagcatatcaccccagccctgcagatagataggttactgtcaccagacccagcatatcaccccagccctgcagatagataggttactgtcaccagaaccagcatatcaccccagccctgcagatagataggttactgtcaccagaaccagcatatcaccccagccctgcagatagataggttactgtcaccagacccagcatatcaccccagccctgcagatagataggttactgtcaccagaaccagcatatcaccccagacctgcagatagataggttactgtcaccagacccagcatatcaccccagacctgcagatagataggttactgtcaccagacccagtatatcaccccagccctgcagatagataggttactgtcaccagaaccagcatatcaccccagccctgcagatagataggttactgtcaccagaaccagcatatcaccccagccctgcagatagataggttactgtcaccagaaccagcatatcaccccagccctgcagatagataggttactgtcaccagaaccagcatatcaccccagccccgcagatagataggttactgtcaccagaaccagcatatcaccccagccctgcagatagataggttactgtcaccagaaccagcatatcaccccagccccgcagatagataggttactgtcaccagaaccagcatatcaccccagtcctgcagatagataggttactgtcaccagatccagcatatcaccccagtcctgcagatagatagattactgtcaccagaaccagcatatcaccccagccctgcagatagataggttactgtcaccagaaccagcatatcaccccagtcctgcagatagataggttactgtcaccagatccagcatatcaccccagtcctgcagatagatagattactgtcaccagaaccagcatatcaccccagtcctgcagatagataggttactgtcaccagatccagcatatcaccccagccctgcagatagataggttactgtcaccagaaccagcatatcaccccagccctgcagatagataggttactgtcaccagaaccagcatatccccccagccctgcagatagataggttactgtcaccagactcagcatatcaccccagccctgtgaTTGTATCTAGTTCAGATATATATTTGGGATTCAGGTCAGTACATTTGACCTTCACAGATACATTGTAGCATATTATTAGGGCAGGAATGGAATTTGTGACTCTGGTGTTTCTAGGTATCAGAGAATTGTTTTAACTGGTTGGATTAGTAgcagaccctcagctgtgagaagtttaTAGTGATATAATTTCCATCAGTTTCATCTTTACCTTTGTTTCTATTCAAACtttgtttttaaccctttaatccTTCCTCCATTTCTTTAGTCCGCTATGAGGGTCAGTCCTGCTTCTATGATGGCAATGAGATTCCCCACGGAGAAGGCTTTGAAATAGACTGTGAGAGCTACTGCAGATGTGAGAATGGGAAAACCGTCTGTACCCCTCTGTGTCCCGAACCTGAGAAACCCCTCAACCCTAACTGCAAGGAAATGCAACTGGTGACTGGTAAGATTTGGTTATTGGAGGGTAGTTGTTACACCCCAGCGCTGGTGTCTGAGCTCCTCAGAGGGCCTGATATAGATTTCTCATTGCGGCCCACATACACAGTAACAAAGTAGCAAAACTAACAAAAGTAacatatttttttccaaaaacagcgccacccttatcCATAGGCtgcatctggtattgcaactcagctcaaTGTAAACATTTGCGGATGAGTTGCAATACTAGACAGAGCCCACAAGTCAGAGTGGCGCTGTTGCTTTGGCTTTTATCTCTTGGACACCCCCTACTATTATTTGAGCGACCTATTAGCAGCCATGTGAATGTCACTCTCATTTTAGTAGGAGACCTCTTCCTGGCAATGTCCCGGGCAGGCAATCTTCCATGTCCACCTGTGTCTATGTTCATGTGGTTATCGTCATTGgtaaatgttttttaatttttgattatAGTTTAGGATTAGAAATATATGGCTCCCTTCTTCCCAAAACAGCGCCACGCCTGTCAATAGGTTGCATATGGTATTGCAGCAGTGTCATTCCCTGTAATGGAGCCGAGTTGCAATTTcaaacacaacctgtggacaggggtggcgctgcGTCTGGaggaaagcagccatttttttctaatctctacagcccctttaatttggGGGTCTTATTGATCTGGAGATCAGTTCAGGCTCTCCACATGTCAGATTTAGGACATTGCAGGAATGTCCTTTCTATATAGATTGTCGTAACTTCAGTTCCAGGTGAGTGCTGCGCCCAGTGGAGATGTGCCGAGGAGTCAAGTGGCTTGGCTGAGTCCCGGGATGTCTACGAAGCTCCAGACGATGAGTCTATGGATGAAGAGGCAAAGACCAGGAGCAGAAGAGAAGCCCCTGATTCAGGTGGTGACTTATAACTGGGTGtggaggggaggggaagggatAGAGTTTTGGATGGTGGGGACTGGGGACAGAAGGTACTGGGGGTCTACCCTCAACTACCTATAGGaagtagaccatagtacccttcaaatttgggagtCTTCTGTAGGAATATTATTTTGTTGGACcctgggcccactggaggatgATTTGGTACTTGGTGGCCCAGTCTGACCCTACTGGTACCTGGTACTGGTATCTAAATATCCAAATTCTCCAATGTTTCGCTAAGGAGGTCCAGCATGGCCCAGGCCCCACCAATTCTTGGAAACATGACTAGTTCTTCTTTTGGACCTTGACTCATAACCAAAACCGCTTGGTAGACGCAATTAGGGGGTTATTTAAAATTAGGATCAGAGGTGTCACATGATCTACCATGACCCCCAACTATTATGTATCATTTATTGTTCGGGTCCCCTCATATTGGGAAGAACCACATCCGACAGCCGACAGTGCCCTCTGAACCCCCTCAAATGACTCCCCGATTAGTAAAAGTGAGTCTTGTATGTTTCCAGAAATAGCACCATATCTTTATAGGCTGTGTCCGGAATTACAGCTCCTCACCAATCAAGTAAGtaggaatgagctgcaataccagacacagccattgGCTAATGGTGGCGCTGTttccaagaaaaaaacaaaactacagATCCCCTTTTCTAGTGCTGAACAACCCTAGATGTCACAGTGGAAATGGGACTATGTTACTGGCAGGTTCTGCTCTGGATTGACGCACTGCACCAGTAACATGTACCATAGAATATATTACTATTAGCTCcagtatattatagtatacaggACTGTGTGAGGCTTCGTGTGACAATAACGACATAAGGAAATCTCATTGTCATGCTCTATAGATACAGAACAGAGTGAAGAGCCAATGGAAGACCCCTCCCCCTGTAATCCAGACACCGAGTGGACCCCCTGCTCGCGCACATGTGGATTCGGCAACTCAGTGCGAATAGTGTACGACAAGGAAACG contains:
- the LOC142185264 gene encoding CCN family member 1-like, whose product is MEMGSYIEVCLMLLYVTCTLGERPGCPTTCQCPEISTCPPGAAPVPDSCGCGCAVCARGLDSECDGFRPCDTTQYLTCDYQGDSSGQRGVCKVRYEGQSCFYDGNEIPHGEGFEIDCESYCRCENGKTVCTPLCPEPEKPLNPNCKEMQLVTVPGECCAQWRCAEESSGLAESRDVYEAPDDESMDEEAKTRSRREAPDSDTEQSEEPMEDPSPCNPDTEWTPCSRTCGFGNSVRIVYDKETCIPKAEKRLCMIRPCKGQYPSANYTVLKANNVCSHIMRWSHPMHLRFRDCLSSRPLLPKFCGLCSDGRFCTPLMSETRPVAFKCAQLNKKVIRQVMWVQRCQCGGKKGKKGKKGGGVIRPKGEITNEVVGDD